The genomic stretch AATGTGGTGCATGGTCGAGGTTTTTCCTTATTTCTGCATCATCTCTTCGGTCTATTGTCGTAACAAATGTCTAATATTTATTGTTCTTGTTAATATCTATACACAGAACACATGGttgatttgtttctgttaaTATTTATATCtcaatttgcatttatttatattgccaACAGTATTAGTTTATGGTGGTAGTTTTTTTAACTACTCACTTTAATCTGAATTACATTAAGATCGGCATCTATATAAAACCTTCATCAGTGACTGGGGGTCACTCTCTGACGTCTTTAATCCAACTACCCATTACACTATCACAGTAATGGCAACAACGTAAGATGGTGAAACACACAAATCGCTTGCCGGGTTCATCTACACAGTCAGATAGTTGCATTTAGTGGTTCTCAACATGAGGGTCAGGAGAGGAGCCTCAACTACACGCTGATTTATTGTACGAGGTCTCAACTGTATTTCAGAAACTTAATGAGGATTGACAGCAAatctaataaatgtagtgcagtgaAAAGTAAAATATCTCCCTCTAGACTGTAGCGGAGTCCAGTTGGAGAGTGGCTTAGTGTACTTTCCACCACAAAATACAATGGAAGTGaattaaaggtttttttatAAAATTTCTGGCTGATGAGTTGCAAAAAGTCCCAAATATGCTCACAGATGTCTGCCGATCATATTACTATCAtaacatctttgtttttgtgaaaacacatgttGCCGTGGGTGATTTTCTTGATGTTTTCTGCACCACAAACTAAATTCCCCCTCCAACATTGTACTGAAGTGAAGCCAGACATCTCAGACATCtcaaaatgaaaccaaaagtaTCTGTGCAGCTACAACAAAAAACTGGGcgttattcatttatttgggTGAGCAAACCGttataaaacagtaaaaaaggCACATTTGAGCCAGCCTTTCTTGGGAAAATAAAAGCTGAGGTTTGTAACATCCTTTATTTTTGTTACTGTCATCAAATCCCGTGTAAACAGCAAAACCAACTTCCCCCGACTTCCCTACTCGGTCTCTCAGCTCCACACACGCTGGTTCCTCCTGAAGATAGAAATCTTGCTGACGCCGAGTGCCTTCCTTTATTTTATACATAGACTCTGCCTCATCATATTCATCTTGTTTATTAtcccactctctcttttttaacattgtttccTGTTGCTGCTGGTCTCTGAGAGTTCCCAGacataattataattatattgtACACCTGTAATGACATATTAAGTGTCTTACGGTGTACCAGTGAGTATCTCCAGTTGCAGGACGATGTGAGATCAACTCGAAATAAATGACAGTGTCAATGTTCGTCATAATGAGGGAATATCTCACCCTGTGCAAAAAAGTGGCTCAAATAAGTTTTCAAAGTTTGTGGACATAAATGGAAAAGCAAATAATAAAGCTAATAAAAGCAAATTATAAAACTTGTACAGGGAATGTAATATACTATTCCCCCGTCTAAAATATGTAATTTCAGTTTTCACTAGCAACCCCCAGGATGAGACCCAatgctctgtggcacagaggaggGAGATATATCAGGTTTTTGGTGTTTTAAATTGGATTTGtagacaataagaaaaataaataacaaaacagaatatgaagagaCATGTCCATTTAGTCTTAAAGTAGAAGGATTAGGCGACACTCTTCTTACCTTATCGTTCATGGCAAGGATGACCATCAGTTTCCTGAAGATGGTGATGAAGTCAAGGAACAAGTCCACACAGTGCcttcaaaagacaaaatgtatGAAGCTTCAGAGTCGTTACACATGCTTTGTAGAAGAAAGAAAACCTTACCATACGTTCAGTTTGTCTAAAGAGCACTGGGTTGTTTACGTTGTTTAAGAGCTGAGCTTATGCAACACCTCTGAAAAAGTTCAATTCACTCGGACCAGGTGTTTCTCATTTTCAGTGATGTGGTGCTCAATTGTTCACCTCGCTGTGAGATAATGTATTTGCATGGCGTTTGGTTATGAGACGGTACGAGCCGACAGATACGGGCTCAGGTGTAGTTTGCTCGTACAATAACAAGTCCTCACCACACATAGTCCTTGTCTCCGTTCTCTGCCTTCTCGATGATGAGCTGAGTGTCAAACAGGACGAAGCCGCACATGATGAGCAGCCCGAGGTACATGTGTGCCTGTCAGAAACCATATGCAAAAAATTATGACACTGAAACGATGTACGCAGCGCACCGcgacacacagctgatcacaggtTTAGTGAGGGTCGGCGGGACTCGGCTCAGCTACCTTAAACAGCATCACAGATCcaaagaacatgttcatcacaGACATCAGGAACAGGAGGGAGAGGCCAGACATCAGTGTGCCtgagaggaacagaaacagTACGTATGGGTCAATTAAACCATGCTTCATTTGAGCATATAAAAATGGGTGTAATTTGTaacattgtgtctgtgttgtgttgcttgACAAAAGTAGAATACGGTGTCACAACATTAATAAACTGCCTTTACCTCCGAGGAACAGGTAGCTCCTGCGTTTGGCATAAAGAGCGCTGAGACTGAAGCAAATGAAAACCACTGAGGTTCCCATGAAAGCAGTCAAAATGATGCTgaggagaaacaaaacagaacaaagtgTAAGTTTTCAATGAGACCCACAGACAGATGGGAACCAATCGTCACTCGTCTCATTGCCGTTTTCAAATCAACGCttcatgtttataatgtttaactTCTACTCAGCTGGCTGTAAAACACTGAGTAACCTTTCACATACCTCGGGTTGACAGCGATGACAAAGTCCAGTGTGGGGCCAAGGCCGACACCTGGAGAGGGAGAGCGGAAGGCAAACACTGTTAGACTCTGACGTGACTTCAAATTCACAAAGACGGCTCTGTTCACATGCAAAGTAACTATTTTGCTCGTAAAGTGCCCAAAACATCCGTCACTTCACCTGTGAGGAAGGCAAATACTGCGAGCATGCCCAGTCTCTTCTTCTCCGTCTCAGGGTTGTGTGGTGTCATGGCGAGCCAAAACATCATCCCCAGGGAGCCGAGCACAGACAGCACGCCACCCTGAGAACAAGGTCATGAGGTAAACACAGGGCAGAGGAACCGTGACATGGAGTGATTTCAGACCTTAACATTCGTCCTGAGTGAACCAATCACAAGTGAACAGCTCCAAGTCAATGACATCAAGTTCCAGAAATTAGGCTGCAGGATATTCGACACATGCGGTGCGTTAAGCTCAGTTTCACTGTCTTCTACAGACGTGTCGGCTGTTTTCATATGAAACACAGATAGTGGTAAATACCCGTGTGGTAACATTGTAAACGGCCAAAGAATTTAAAACTTCACAAAAGGAAAGACTACTGCAACAAAATtcctcaaataaataaacacataaaatattaaCCTTCACAGAAGAAGATCATTAACTCATCTACTTACTAAATAAATCATAGAAATAGATAAATTAGGATTTGGGCAACTAACGATCTTCCCCAGACAAACACCAAACCTCGAAACAAATTATCTATCTAGCAGTTTCGCATGATTAACTCACTAATGAAAGCTCATTTACCTACTATAAACTATTTCAACCACCAGGTAACGCACCTTAAAGCCGGATTAGGTTTGATTAGGTAGGAGGAAATACTGTTGACTGTGCTTTGCTAAAGGGCACCATTTGCATTGGTCTAAGGAATGTTTCACCCTGAACAGGAAGACTCTGCGTTATCTTCAACATTACCTGAAAGAGGCCTGTGACGACGTGGACGTAGGCGCCGGCAGCAGccacaaacatgcagacagcCAGGCTGGCGTACACATTCTTCAAGTGCGCCTGGGTAGAATGAGATCTGCAAAAACAGATTACAATGAGCAAGGCCAGACAATGGGAACTCGCGCTGCAGCGGATACTTAACATAACCGATATACCAATCTACAGTAAGCCTACGTACATTTGGGAGAACTTGAAGAGAGCGTCGATGTTGATGTTGCGGTCAAACACGTTCATGGTGGAACCGGGGAAAGAGACCTGAAGAGAGTCTGGAACGGACGATGTCTCCTGTGAACAGAAACACACGATTACAACCCAAACTGTTTTACAACCATAATTATTTCCAACAGGAGTCGACCGATATGTCTTTTTCAGGGTCGATACTGATACAGATTATTAGTCACAGATATAAGTTTACAGGAGAAATAAAAATCTTAGTCTCCAAGTCGAGAATAATCAGTAATGCAAAGTAATCAACTACAATTaactcaagtattgtacttatTTAGAAATTTGAGTTGCTTTccttaagtatttccattttctgcaacttaATACTTCaacaattatttatttgataactttagttactattTACTTTGCAAATGCAGATAATTCATCACTGATCAGCTACTACAGTAAAAACAGGATGCTAAATCCCAGCAAAAGTACTTTTCCAATGTActtattttatcggcaatcagacacaaaaaacccCCAATACAGATtaatcggaaaaatgctgaatattgccCCCGATCATCAATTTACCCCCAATATCAAACTGTCACAATCTGCATTAACAGGTAGCACAAGTACAACCTATTGTCAATGTTCAcaactgagtacatttactgaagtactctacttcatttagttattttgaggtacttttccTTAGTATTTCTATGcatgtaattttatttattataataaaatattaaatggaTAACTTCAACTTTCAGTCTTCTGGTTATGTGCCGTTGTTATTTGTACTTAATATTGAAATAATCTGGATATATTACAGCTCACAGCACTcgtgtcacacacaaacatgtcgCGTATTTCAAGTGCGTAGTTCAGTCAGATAAGGATTTGCATTATTTGCCAAATTACACAACAGGTTGAAGCTAAATGTCAAGCTTAGCCCCTTTAACTAGGAAGCTAACAAGCTTTCTGTTAACCTGCTATAAATCTGTGTTAACGTTACAGCTGTTAGCTGGCAACAAAACCAGCACAAACTCGTTTAAGTAACGAATAAATGTGCGGTTTAGAAATGCGGGAACGCAGCGGGTCAACTGTGTTTGACGCATGAAGTGTCATATtaaaagctagctagctaacgttgctaaccatgaaaaaaaaagcgtTCAGCAAGTTAGCACGACTAGCTAAACGTTTTGCTGGCTCGTCAACACAATTCGACGTTTAATCCGCTAACAAACGCTGCTAATGTTTCGGCCACCGTTAATAACACGCAGCGAGGGTATACGCTCATTTTGCGGAGATGAAGTACCTACCTCTTAGCTTTCCTTAGCTCGCTGTTAGCTTTCTGTTTCACTGcctttcttcttcctgctttactttttttttttatcacaaacaGTACGTGTCAGTCAGCTCACATGATGTCACCATGGAGACGCCCAGAAATTTGTAGTCCTGACCGCGGGcgggaaaaaatctgaaaaatacgATGATTATTTGCGTCGATtgtgaacacaaacatacaagtcgtctgatttttaatttctgtgcgtgttttaacattttttcaacCTTTACCGAGAGCCGTTAACGCCGAACCTTTATAGTAAAACGCACTTCCTGGTGTCACCGAGTAATGTCCCCGGTACACCTAAAATGGCCGACTCATAAATCGAGCCGCGCTGTCCGAAACGTTTAACAGCAAAACAACGATGTTCTTGTTGCTCGTTAACCTCAACGACAGCTCGGCGAAACGTTTATTGACCAAACAAACACCACCGGGATGTGTTTCTGATCAAAACcgcaacaaaaaaaacaaacaaacatggctgatgcAAATTTATACGTAGCAGTGTAAAGGAGTGTGACGCGGGATATAAATCACGCATGGTGCAACTGCATGCAACGTGTTTTGAACGGGCGACCACGTcttaattaaaatattacattttacacGACATGGTCGTTAAATTAAGACTTATGTTgtcagttgtaaaaaaaaaataaatatgttaaatcagtgtttataaTAGACCTACACTGTCAGTGGTGGTGTTTTTAAGAATAAGCCAATTTtacctatttttatttttaaaataattaataataaaccCTCTAAAAAGCAAATAACTAGTTATGCAGAATGGTCCTCGTCatatttaattataaatataatattgcGAACTACTGTTGACTCTTAAAGGGTTGTTGACCCTATGACAATTCATCATATCATCAGCTTTCTATTCAAAGTGTTAATCTATAATGTAACTTCTGACTATAGCTGTCACAattgtaacaaaataaaacagtatgagttCCCTCTACAATGTAATGTGAGACGTAAAAGGATAAAATGAAAGTGGGCTTCATAAGTTAAGTGGCCTACATCACAATTTGTCTCAAGTACAGTACCTGAGTGAATTCCACCATATcttataaatataaagtgtaaaatatattttgagtAGTGAAATACTGGCTCTAAAAGTCTACGTGTGCAAATAGTACCGAGTGTCACAGTGGAGaataacacacaataaaagaataatataaccaatttttatttcaaaataaaaactggtAGCaccttatttttttatatttttttttagagttttGGTCAGATCATGTAGACAAAATGATTTATTCTGATACACAAAGACAAATTGTGACTGTCTAAACAAATACTTTTGGTCATCACAACTCGTACAAATtcattgtcatattttttttttttactggttaAACATGCAGGCAATAATTGCATCAGACATTAAACATCATAGAAAAACCATATTACCCCGGAAAAGAAACCCATACAAAATATCTGCTCTGAActtaaaatggaaacaaaacaaaaaaaagaaaagttttccTGCATGACTGAATCTtgaatttacatgtatttttatgatttaacTGCTGAAGTGTTTTGAATCATCGATGAATTTTGAcagccaaacaaacacatgttatTTAGGCacagataaaacagttaaacacaAGGCCAGCCTCAAAGTAGGCAAATGGATTACAATACAAAATGTTTAAGCATTAAGAATTACTGGACAATACAGGTTTTTGGCcaataaatatagaaaaaacacatgctaaaaaaatcaattttgatattttcaagTGTTGCACTGCAAGTACCAGAGCCGCATGGCATTACACTTGCTCTTGACAGTGTTTTCTCACGCTCAGCATGACACATCAGACTGTGTAGGCCTACAAATCTCATTTCAGGCAGAACACCATTCTCTGTCCGAATTTTCCAAAGgcacagttttttttactttcagcaCTGTCAATATAAAACAAGTGCAAGTTGTTTGTCATATagtaataaatgaaaaacatagtAGCTAATGAACTATTATCAAACATTGACTGAAAACTGTGGCATTTAATGGTCGTCCTATGTGCCAACATACTCCAGTGTGTCTGCTCTCAACGGACTATCAAAGACAAGTTTTCACCCTGTTTACTTAAAACCAATATATCAAATATTAATCTGACCACTCGTGATGTATGTTTgcatggttttttttttgtagaaagtATGTTTATAGTACAAATAagtaaaatacacttttttgttttgctgctcaTTTACAGGTAAATAAGGCTACAGTAATGTTTACATCTGCTGAATGCAATTATTGACTGGCTACTTCGGAGGTACTGTCCATGTCATTGCAGAACTGGGTTGCATAGAAGAACCATGTTCACCTTTGAAAAATAGATTTCCTTATAAAACAACCtataaaaagaaatcaagaaatgtataaaatctggtggaaaatttaaaaaaagagctgatgttttttttttttgtgttgttgttcctTAAAAGGcacaatgattaaaaaaaaaacacaaagtccaaaagtcaagTCAGGGCAGGCAGGCTTCTGCTTTGGCAAAAGAACCACTTTAATAGTCATATTAACTGGAGTGATTGTGATGGGACTGCTTTGGTTGTCGTTTCCCGCTCTTTCTCATAGTGGTTGTCAATAATGTCAGCACTGAGGTTCAGAGGAAAGGCCTCAGATTGCAATCTATCATTTCAGTTTAGCCAAACTCATTGTGTTTCTCCAGGCTTGGTATTTCCTTAAACCCAGCGATAATACGGTTTTCTAAACAGAGGATTTTTGTGCAGCGGATAGGAAAAACAGCGTCTGAAAACTCTAGTATCTATTCTTGGTTCTATTGTAGATGAAGTTTCAAGCTGAAGCTCTCACGGGAGCTGAGCAGGTCCATTGAGAGCTTTAATGTCCACGAAGCTGGTCCAGCCGGGTGTAAACATTATCAGCTTGACTAAGTTCTTCGAACACAGGCAGAAGGTTGAGCAGCTCGGCGTCGTCCACGTCGTCAAACCACGACACCACAGGGACCTGATGAAAACAGACCGTCACTCACAAACCACTGGCTTTCATGCACCTTCGattaaaacatataaacacataaaaatataaactgcACCTGGCTGTTATGCACATACAGGTCTGATCCAAAGTGGAGTTTAATGTTAAATTTTAACCATTCCTGAACGAGTCTTGAATGTAcagtgtacatttctgcaaacgaGGATCAGAACTGAAATAATTCTacaattgaaagaaaattcatCAACAACTATCATGATGTCACATCGCCAGACCTCCTTCTCAGCAAGATTGAGGTCTGGTGAAAATCTCATCCAAATTTGGGGAAAAATAAGATCCAGGCTTTAATACAAAACAACTTCCTTCGTCCCCTAGCGCTCAGGCCTCCGTGAGGTCTAAGAGCAAGTGCCGCATCTTTTGAATGATGGATGTCAATGTTATTCATCACAACGGTCAAAAGCAGATCAAAACTCACAGCATTATTAGGGTGGAAGATGTAGGAGGCAGGAGAGTTATCCAGGATGAGGGTTTTGTGGAGGTCTCTGCCCAGGCGACTCAAATCTTTGACATAGCAGCCCTGGTGGAATACGCAAGATTCCCGGAATAACCGGGTCCTAAATACACCACACTGGTCCAGCAGGTCCGTCACTGGGTCTGCATACTGATGGAGGCGAGGGGGTGGAGGGagcaggagaggggaaaaagcaGGGAGGTGTAAGGTTGGACTAATGAGGCGCTTTTAGTGGATATTCACTCTAACagccaaaagaaaacagcatcACACATCGAAACATCATCAGATTGGTTCATAAATCGATTCCAACAGTTCTCAGTATCTCCTCGCTGGTCAAAGTCGAGCTTTATTTAACTGGATTGCAccaataaaactttaaaaaatgatttggtATCACCACTTATCACATAGCGAGGGAGAAGAAATGTGTGTTCTGGAGTTAGAAGTATTCATGCCGCACAGAATGAGTGGGAAACAGACAATTATGCTAAC from Pagrus major chromosome 7, Pma_NU_1.0 encodes the following:
- the tegt gene encoding probable Bax inhibitor 1; translated protein: MNVFDRNINIDALFKFSQISHSTQAHLKNVYASLAVCMFVAAAGAYVHVVTGLFQGGVLSVLGSLGMMFWLAMTPHNPETEKKRLGMLAVFAFLTGVGLGPTLDFVIAVNPSIILTAFMGTSVVFICFSLSALYAKRRSYLFLGGTLMSGLSLLFLMSVMNMFFGSVMLFKAHMYLGLLIMCGFVLFDTQLIIEKAENGDKDYVWHCVDLFLDFITIFRKLMVILAMNDKDKKKEKK